A genomic window from Carassius auratus strain Wakin chromosome 19, ASM336829v1, whole genome shotgun sequence includes:
- the LOC113119902 gene encoding histone-lysine N-methyltransferase EHMT2-like isoform X1 has product MSASERALETPSEGSSPQSKQEVELISPVKGKQMEDGTGRPTTSTKSLLGESSTGSAGKSASPSTSSLSSPSSASGRAKMSVCGPSSKTTPSSSSSSSLSSSSSSSAMPSAGPPAKVHRARKTMNRPPFPQMKSVESIAAATPEKPVSSVKTDADAVMKKRKVGLDSDAAVSPAGTPEKVPKPQTEPTLNMSPAAGKVEAVATATKEHHSGWLEDLDEEADEEDFHLLYNSYSGDDLIYSDSKSDDGMVETLEAEHLSDNSSGSDRPLTSYKKTSAERDEPQWKLQGKGKGRDRPPVGGQEADKGVDSRAAVTVGSTDYTEVPLDSLDISAADSLSLSPHADGSDAETERLEELPLCSCRMEAPRVDGFSARSSRTCMAIESINGELVGCTNVIVKGETMRPSSRVSLMVLCETHRSHMVKHHCCPGCGYFCLSGTFLECCPDVHIAHRFHRGCVSVLGGGRSRGGVGVGLLFCPHCGEDASEAREVTIPPAGPSSGSNVVTASASSTTTTPSLLPSALAATSRALNHEKKMGEPINARMRCRGDVRKGAELQTQPANATPGEDVVALGDGGVDSVGPSLVLPNGKPVCPSAIPPGDRRAALQRAILTQDTERRKKLRFHPRQLYPAAKQGEAQRVLLMLMEGIDPSYQSDSQNRRCALHAAAQRGLLEVCYLLIQAGAKVDAQDKTLRTPLLEAIVNNHVEVVKYLIQSGACVYHAGHLSPLHSALAQERRMFRKPCKINEEDGSTGLHHAAKLGNLEVLMLLLSTGQVDLNAQDSGGWTPIIWAAEHRHIDVIRALLNRGADVTLRDKEMNVCLHWASFAGSAEIAELVLNAGCPLSSVNLHGDTPLHIAAREGFIDCVTLFLSRGADIDIMNKEGDTPLSLARCDTPVWVALQINRKLRRGISNRVVRTERIICSDVAQGYENVPIPCVNGVDDEGCPSDYKYIAENCETSTMNIDRNITHLQHCSCTDDCSSSNCLCGQLSIRCWYDKDHRLLQEFNKIEPPLIFECNMACSCHKTCKNRVVQAGIKVRLQLYRTEKMGWGVRALQDIPQGSFICEYVGELISDAEADVREDDSYLFDLDNKDGEVYCIDARYYGNISRFINHLCDPNIIPVRVFMLHQDLRFPRIAFFSSRDIFTGQELGFDYGDRFWDIKSKYFTCQCGSEKCKHSAEAIALEQSRLARLDVCPEAAGDAGLPVMGHS; this is encoded by the exons ATGTCGGCATCTGAGCGCGCACTCGAG ACCCCATCAGAAGGGAGCTCTCCTCAATCCAAACAGGAAG TGGAGCTGATTTCGCCTGTAAAGGGAAAACAGATGGAAGACGGGACGGGACGTCCCACCACATCCACTAAATCACTCCTAGGTGAGTCAAGCACAG GTAGTGCTGGTAAAAGTGCCTCTCCCTCCACCTCGTCTCTCTCGTCTCCGTCATCTGCGTCCGGCAGAGCTAAAATGAGCGTCTGTGGTCCGAGCAGTAAGACGACTCCgtcttcctcctcatcttcatcactCTCCTCGTCCTCATCCTCCTCAGCTATGCCTTCAGCCGGTCCTCCTGCTAAAGTCCACCGCGCACGCAAGACCATGAACAGACCGCCGTTCCCACAG ATGAAGTCTGTGGAGTCGATCGCAGCAGCTACACCTGAGAAACCCGTCAGCAGCGTGAAAACAGACGCTGATGCAG TAATGAAGAAGCGTAAAGTGGGGTTGGACTCTGATGCTGCAGTCAgtcctgcaggaactccagagAAAGTCCCAAAGCCACAGACAGAG CCTACACTTAACATGTCTCCAGCAGCGGGGAAGGTGGAGGCAGTTGCCACGGCGACTAAAGAGCATCACAGTGGTTGGCTGGAGGATCTGGATGAGGAGGCAGATGAGGAAGATTTCCACCTGCTCTACAACAGTTACTCTGGAGACGATCTGATCTACTCTGACAGCAAG tcaGATGATGGGATGGTAGAGACGCTGGAGGCGGAGCATCTGTCTGATAAT AGCTCTGGCTCCGATCGGCCCCTCACATCTTATAAGAAAACATCCGCAGAGAGAGACGAGCCACAATGGAAACTTCAGGGGAAGGGTAAAGGGAGAGACAGACCCCCGGTTGGAGGACAGGAGGCAGATAAAG gtgtggACTCCAGAGCCGCAGTCACAGTGGGCAGCACTGACTACACTGAGGTTCCTCTGGACTCGCTGGACATCTCTGCAGCGGACAGCCTCTCTCTGTCTCCACACGCAG ACGGCAGTGATGCAGAAACCGAGCGTCTGGAGGAGCTTCCTCTGTGCAGCTGCAGGATGGAGGCGCCGCGTGTGGATGGATTCAGCGCTCGCTCCAGCAGAACCTGCATGGCCATCGAGAGCATCAACGGAGAG CTGGTGGGCTGCACCAATGTGATCGTGAAGGGGGAGACTATGCGTCCGTCCAGCCGCGTGTCTCTAATGGTGTTGTGTGAGACGCACCGCTCACACATGGTGAAACATCACTGCTGTCCGGGCTGTGGATACTTCTGCCTCTCT GGAACGTTTCTTGAGTGTTGTCCAGACGTTCACATTGCTCACCGCTTCCACCGGGGCTGTGTGTCTGTGCTGGGCGGTGGGCGGAGCCGAGGAGGAGTGGGCGTCGGCCTGCTGTTCTGCCCTCACTGTGGGGAGGATGCATCAGAAGCACGTGAAGTCACCATCCCTCCTGCAGGGCCCTCTTCAGGCTCGAATGTGGTCACTGCAAGTGCATCGTCCACCACAACCACACCCTCACTTCTTCCCTCCGCGCTCGCGGCCACATCGAGAGCGCTAAACCACGAGAAGAAGATGGGAGAGCCGATCAA TGCAAGGATGCGATGTCGTGGAGATGTAAGAAAGGGGGCGGAGCTACAAACTCAGCCAGCCAATGCCACTCCAGGAGAGGATGTGGTTGCCCTTGGCGATGGTGGGGTGGACAGTGTTGGACCGTCGCTCGTCCTGCCCAATGGGAAGCCAGTCTGTCCAAGTGCTATTCCACCAGGGGACAGGAGGGCGGCGCTACAGAGAGCCATTCTCACACAGGACACTGAGAG GAGGAAGAAGCTGCGCTTTCATCCCCGTCAGCTGTATCCTGCAGCCAAACAGGGTGAAGCTCAGCGAGTTCTGCTCATGCTCA tggagGGCATCGACCCGTCGTATCAGTCAGACTCTCAGAACAGACGCTGTGCTCTTCACGCAGCCGCTCAGAGGGGTCTGCTGGAGGTCTGTTACCTGCTCATACAG GCAGGCGCTAAGGTGGACGCCCAAGATAAGACCCTGAGGACCCCTCTGTTAGAGGCAATAGTGAACAATCATGTGGAGGTGGTGAAATACCTGATCCAGAGCGGAGCCTGCGTCTATCACGCa GGACATCTATCACCGCTGCACTCGGCTCTCGCACAAGAGAGacgcatgtttagaaagccatgtaaaattaat gaAGAGGACGGATCTACAGGTCTTCATCACGCTGCTAAACTGGGGAACCTGGAGGTGCTGATGCTGTTACTGAGCACCGGACAGGTGGACCTAAACGCCCAG GATAGCGGCGGCTGGACGCCCATCATCTGGGCGGCAGAACATCGACATATAGATGTGATCAGAGCCCTGCTCAACAGAGGAGCTGACGTCACGCTCAGAGACAAA gagatgAACGTTTGTCTGCACTGGGCGTCGTTCGCAGGCAGCGCTGAGATAGCGGAGCTGGTCCTGAACGCCGGCTGTCCTCTGTCGTCTGTGAATCTTCACGGAGACACACCGCTGCACATCGCGGCTCGCGAGGGCTTCATCGACTGTGTCAC GCTGTTTCTGTCTCGAGGCGCTGACATCGACATTATGAACAAGGAGGGCGACACGCCGCTGTCTCTCGCCCGCTGTGACACGCCCGTCTGGGTGGCGCTTCAGATTAACAGGAAGTTACGTAGAGGAATCTCCAACCGTGTCGTACGGACAGAGAGGATCATATGCAG tgatgTGGCTCAGGGTTACGAGAACGTTCCCATCCCGTGTGTTAACGGTGTGGATGATGAAGGCTGTCCATCTGACTACAAATACATCGCAGAGAACTGTGAAACATCCACCATGAACATCGACCGCAACATCACACACCTGCAG cactGCAGCTGTACGGACGACTGTTCCTCCAGTAACTGTCTCTGTGGTCAGCTCAGCATCCGCTGCTGGTACGACAAG GATCATCGCCTCCTTCAGGAGTTTAATAAAATCGAGCCGCCTCTGATCTTCGAGTGCAACATGGCCTGCTCCTGCCATAAAACCTGCAAGAACCGAGTGGTTCAGGCTGGAATCAA GGTGCGTCTGCAGCTCTACCGGACGGAGAAGATGGGATGGGGCGTCAGAGCGCTTCAGGACATTCCTCAAGGAAGTTTCATCTGCGA gtatgTTGGCGAGCTGATCTCTGACGCAGAAGCAGACGTGAGAGAGGACGATTCTTACCTCTTTGATCTGGAcaacaag gaCGGTGAAGTGTACTGTATTGACGCCCGTTATTACGGTAACATCAGCCGCTTTATAAACCATCTGTGTGACCCCAACATCATCCCGGTGCGTGTGTTCATGCTGCACCAGGACCTGCGCTTCCCTCGCATCGCCTTCTTCAGCTCCAGAGACATCTTCACCGGGCAGGAGCTCGG GTTTGATTACGGCGATCGTTTCTGGGATATCAAGAGCAAGTACTTCACCTGTCAGTGCGGCTCAGAGAAGTGCAAACATTCGGCGGAGGCCATCGCGCTGGAGCAGAGCCGGCTGGCTCGTCTGGACGTCTGCCCTGAAGCGGCCGGTGACGCCGGGCTCCCTGTGATGGGACACTCGTGA
- the LOC113119902 gene encoding histone-lysine N-methyltransferase EHMT2-like isoform X3, giving the protein MSASERALETPSEGSSPQSKQEVELISPVKGKQMEDGTGRPTTSTKSLLGESSTGSAGKSASPSTSSLSSPSSASGRAKMSVCGPSSKTTPSSSSSSSLSSSSSSSAMPSAGPPAKVHRARKTMNRPPFPQMKSVESIAAATPEKPVSSVKTDADAVMKKRKVGLDSDAAVSPAGTPEKVPKPQTEPTLNMSPAAGKVEAVATATKEHHSGWLEDLDEEADEEDFHLLYNSYSGDDLIYSDSKSDDGMVETLEAEHLSDNSSGSDRPLTSYKKTSAERDEPQWKLQGKGKGRDRPPVGGQEADKGVDSRAAVTVGSTDYTEVPLDSLDISAADSLSLSPHADGSDAETERLEELPLCSCRMEAPRVDGFSARSSRTCMAIESINGELVGCTNVIVKGETMRPSSRVSLMVLCETHRSHMVKHHCCPGCGYFCLSGTFLECCPDVHIAHRFHRGCVSVLGGGRSRGGVGVGLLFCPHCGEDASEAREVTIPPAGPSSGSNVVTASASSTTTTPSLLPSALAATSRALNHEKKMGEPINARMRCRGDVRKGAELQTQPANATPGEDVVALGDGGVDSVGPSLVLPNGKPVCPSAIPPGDRRAALQRAILTQDTERRKKLRFHPRQLYPAAKQGEAQRVLLMLMEGIDPSYQSDSQNRRCALHAAAQRGLLEVCYLLIQAGAKVDAQDKTLRTPLLEAIVNNHVEVVKYLIQSGACVYHAEEDGSTGLHHAAKLGNLEVLMLLLSTGQVDLNAQDSGGWTPIIWAAEHRHIDVIRALLNRGADVTLRDKEMNVCLHWASFAGSAEIAELVLNAGCPLSSVNLHGDTPLHIAAREGFIDCVTLFLSRGADIDIMNKEGDTPLSLARCDTPVWVALQINRKLRRGISNRVVRTERIICSDVAQGYENVPIPCVNGVDDEGCPSDYKYIAENCETSTMNIDRNITHLQHCSCTDDCSSSNCLCGQLSIRCWYDKDHRLLQEFNKIEPPLIFECNMACSCHKTCKNRVVQAGIKVRLQLYRTEKMGWGVRALQDIPQGSFICEYVGELISDAEADVREDDSYLFDLDNKDGEVYCIDARYYGNISRFINHLCDPNIIPVRVFMLHQDLRFPRIAFFSSRDIFTGQELGFDYGDRFWDIKSKYFTCQCGSEKCKHSAEAIALEQSRLARLDVCPEAAGDAGLPVMGHS; this is encoded by the exons ATGTCGGCATCTGAGCGCGCACTCGAG ACCCCATCAGAAGGGAGCTCTCCTCAATCCAAACAGGAAG TGGAGCTGATTTCGCCTGTAAAGGGAAAACAGATGGAAGACGGGACGGGACGTCCCACCACATCCACTAAATCACTCCTAGGTGAGTCAAGCACAG GTAGTGCTGGTAAAAGTGCCTCTCCCTCCACCTCGTCTCTCTCGTCTCCGTCATCTGCGTCCGGCAGAGCTAAAATGAGCGTCTGTGGTCCGAGCAGTAAGACGACTCCgtcttcctcctcatcttcatcactCTCCTCGTCCTCATCCTCCTCAGCTATGCCTTCAGCCGGTCCTCCTGCTAAAGTCCACCGCGCACGCAAGACCATGAACAGACCGCCGTTCCCACAG ATGAAGTCTGTGGAGTCGATCGCAGCAGCTACACCTGAGAAACCCGTCAGCAGCGTGAAAACAGACGCTGATGCAG TAATGAAGAAGCGTAAAGTGGGGTTGGACTCTGATGCTGCAGTCAgtcctgcaggaactccagagAAAGTCCCAAAGCCACAGACAGAG CCTACACTTAACATGTCTCCAGCAGCGGGGAAGGTGGAGGCAGTTGCCACGGCGACTAAAGAGCATCACAGTGGTTGGCTGGAGGATCTGGATGAGGAGGCAGATGAGGAAGATTTCCACCTGCTCTACAACAGTTACTCTGGAGACGATCTGATCTACTCTGACAGCAAG tcaGATGATGGGATGGTAGAGACGCTGGAGGCGGAGCATCTGTCTGATAAT AGCTCTGGCTCCGATCGGCCCCTCACATCTTATAAGAAAACATCCGCAGAGAGAGACGAGCCACAATGGAAACTTCAGGGGAAGGGTAAAGGGAGAGACAGACCCCCGGTTGGAGGACAGGAGGCAGATAAAG gtgtggACTCCAGAGCCGCAGTCACAGTGGGCAGCACTGACTACACTGAGGTTCCTCTGGACTCGCTGGACATCTCTGCAGCGGACAGCCTCTCTCTGTCTCCACACGCAG ACGGCAGTGATGCAGAAACCGAGCGTCTGGAGGAGCTTCCTCTGTGCAGCTGCAGGATGGAGGCGCCGCGTGTGGATGGATTCAGCGCTCGCTCCAGCAGAACCTGCATGGCCATCGAGAGCATCAACGGAGAG CTGGTGGGCTGCACCAATGTGATCGTGAAGGGGGAGACTATGCGTCCGTCCAGCCGCGTGTCTCTAATGGTGTTGTGTGAGACGCACCGCTCACACATGGTGAAACATCACTGCTGTCCGGGCTGTGGATACTTCTGCCTCTCT GGAACGTTTCTTGAGTGTTGTCCAGACGTTCACATTGCTCACCGCTTCCACCGGGGCTGTGTGTCTGTGCTGGGCGGTGGGCGGAGCCGAGGAGGAGTGGGCGTCGGCCTGCTGTTCTGCCCTCACTGTGGGGAGGATGCATCAGAAGCACGTGAAGTCACCATCCCTCCTGCAGGGCCCTCTTCAGGCTCGAATGTGGTCACTGCAAGTGCATCGTCCACCACAACCACACCCTCACTTCTTCCCTCCGCGCTCGCGGCCACATCGAGAGCGCTAAACCACGAGAAGAAGATGGGAGAGCCGATCAA TGCAAGGATGCGATGTCGTGGAGATGTAAGAAAGGGGGCGGAGCTACAAACTCAGCCAGCCAATGCCACTCCAGGAGAGGATGTGGTTGCCCTTGGCGATGGTGGGGTGGACAGTGTTGGACCGTCGCTCGTCCTGCCCAATGGGAAGCCAGTCTGTCCAAGTGCTATTCCACCAGGGGACAGGAGGGCGGCGCTACAGAGAGCCATTCTCACACAGGACACTGAGAG GAGGAAGAAGCTGCGCTTTCATCCCCGTCAGCTGTATCCTGCAGCCAAACAGGGTGAAGCTCAGCGAGTTCTGCTCATGCTCA tggagGGCATCGACCCGTCGTATCAGTCAGACTCTCAGAACAGACGCTGTGCTCTTCACGCAGCCGCTCAGAGGGGTCTGCTGGAGGTCTGTTACCTGCTCATACAG GCAGGCGCTAAGGTGGACGCCCAAGATAAGACCCTGAGGACCCCTCTGTTAGAGGCAATAGTGAACAATCATGTGGAGGTGGTGAAATACCTGATCCAGAGCGGAGCCTGCGTCTATCACGCa gaAGAGGACGGATCTACAGGTCTTCATCACGCTGCTAAACTGGGGAACCTGGAGGTGCTGATGCTGTTACTGAGCACCGGACAGGTGGACCTAAACGCCCAG GATAGCGGCGGCTGGACGCCCATCATCTGGGCGGCAGAACATCGACATATAGATGTGATCAGAGCCCTGCTCAACAGAGGAGCTGACGTCACGCTCAGAGACAAA gagatgAACGTTTGTCTGCACTGGGCGTCGTTCGCAGGCAGCGCTGAGATAGCGGAGCTGGTCCTGAACGCCGGCTGTCCTCTGTCGTCTGTGAATCTTCACGGAGACACACCGCTGCACATCGCGGCTCGCGAGGGCTTCATCGACTGTGTCAC GCTGTTTCTGTCTCGAGGCGCTGACATCGACATTATGAACAAGGAGGGCGACACGCCGCTGTCTCTCGCCCGCTGTGACACGCCCGTCTGGGTGGCGCTTCAGATTAACAGGAAGTTACGTAGAGGAATCTCCAACCGTGTCGTACGGACAGAGAGGATCATATGCAG tgatgTGGCTCAGGGTTACGAGAACGTTCCCATCCCGTGTGTTAACGGTGTGGATGATGAAGGCTGTCCATCTGACTACAAATACATCGCAGAGAACTGTGAAACATCCACCATGAACATCGACCGCAACATCACACACCTGCAG cactGCAGCTGTACGGACGACTGTTCCTCCAGTAACTGTCTCTGTGGTCAGCTCAGCATCCGCTGCTGGTACGACAAG GATCATCGCCTCCTTCAGGAGTTTAATAAAATCGAGCCGCCTCTGATCTTCGAGTGCAACATGGCCTGCTCCTGCCATAAAACCTGCAAGAACCGAGTGGTTCAGGCTGGAATCAA GGTGCGTCTGCAGCTCTACCGGACGGAGAAGATGGGATGGGGCGTCAGAGCGCTTCAGGACATTCCTCAAGGAAGTTTCATCTGCGA gtatgTTGGCGAGCTGATCTCTGACGCAGAAGCAGACGTGAGAGAGGACGATTCTTACCTCTTTGATCTGGAcaacaag gaCGGTGAAGTGTACTGTATTGACGCCCGTTATTACGGTAACATCAGCCGCTTTATAAACCATCTGTGTGACCCCAACATCATCCCGGTGCGTGTGTTCATGCTGCACCAGGACCTGCGCTTCCCTCGCATCGCCTTCTTCAGCTCCAGAGACATCTTCACCGGGCAGGAGCTCGG GTTTGATTACGGCGATCGTTTCTGGGATATCAAGAGCAAGTACTTCACCTGTCAGTGCGGCTCAGAGAAGTGCAAACATTCGGCGGAGGCCATCGCGCTGGAGCAGAGCCGGCTGGCTCGTCTGGACGTCTGCCCTGAAGCGGCCGGTGACGCCGGGCTCCCTGTGATGGGACACTCGTGA
- the LOC113119902 gene encoding histone-lysine N-methyltransferase EHMT2-like isoform X2, which produces MSASERALETPSEGSSPQSKQEVELISPVKGKQMEDGTGRPTTSTKSLLGSAGKSASPSTSSLSSPSSASGRAKMSVCGPSSKTTPSSSSSSSLSSSSSSSAMPSAGPPAKVHRARKTMNRPPFPQMKSVESIAAATPEKPVSSVKTDADAVMKKRKVGLDSDAAVSPAGTPEKVPKPQTEPTLNMSPAAGKVEAVATATKEHHSGWLEDLDEEADEEDFHLLYNSYSGDDLIYSDSKSDDGMVETLEAEHLSDNSSGSDRPLTSYKKTSAERDEPQWKLQGKGKGRDRPPVGGQEADKGVDSRAAVTVGSTDYTEVPLDSLDISAADSLSLSPHADGSDAETERLEELPLCSCRMEAPRVDGFSARSSRTCMAIESINGELVGCTNVIVKGETMRPSSRVSLMVLCETHRSHMVKHHCCPGCGYFCLSGTFLECCPDVHIAHRFHRGCVSVLGGGRSRGGVGVGLLFCPHCGEDASEAREVTIPPAGPSSGSNVVTASASSTTTTPSLLPSALAATSRALNHEKKMGEPINARMRCRGDVRKGAELQTQPANATPGEDVVALGDGGVDSVGPSLVLPNGKPVCPSAIPPGDRRAALQRAILTQDTERRKKLRFHPRQLYPAAKQGEAQRVLLMLMEGIDPSYQSDSQNRRCALHAAAQRGLLEVCYLLIQAGAKVDAQDKTLRTPLLEAIVNNHVEVVKYLIQSGACVYHAGHLSPLHSALAQERRMFRKPCKINEEDGSTGLHHAAKLGNLEVLMLLLSTGQVDLNAQDSGGWTPIIWAAEHRHIDVIRALLNRGADVTLRDKEMNVCLHWASFAGSAEIAELVLNAGCPLSSVNLHGDTPLHIAAREGFIDCVTLFLSRGADIDIMNKEGDTPLSLARCDTPVWVALQINRKLRRGISNRVVRTERIICSDVAQGYENVPIPCVNGVDDEGCPSDYKYIAENCETSTMNIDRNITHLQHCSCTDDCSSSNCLCGQLSIRCWYDKDHRLLQEFNKIEPPLIFECNMACSCHKTCKNRVVQAGIKVRLQLYRTEKMGWGVRALQDIPQGSFICEYVGELISDAEADVREDDSYLFDLDNKDGEVYCIDARYYGNISRFINHLCDPNIIPVRVFMLHQDLRFPRIAFFSSRDIFTGQELGFDYGDRFWDIKSKYFTCQCGSEKCKHSAEAIALEQSRLARLDVCPEAAGDAGLPVMGHS; this is translated from the exons ATGTCGGCATCTGAGCGCGCACTCGAG ACCCCATCAGAAGGGAGCTCTCCTCAATCCAAACAGGAAG TGGAGCTGATTTCGCCTGTAAAGGGAAAACAGATGGAAGACGGGACGGGACGTCCCACCACATCCACTAAATCACTCCTAG GTAGTGCTGGTAAAAGTGCCTCTCCCTCCACCTCGTCTCTCTCGTCTCCGTCATCTGCGTCCGGCAGAGCTAAAATGAGCGTCTGTGGTCCGAGCAGTAAGACGACTCCgtcttcctcctcatcttcatcactCTCCTCGTCCTCATCCTCCTCAGCTATGCCTTCAGCCGGTCCTCCTGCTAAAGTCCACCGCGCACGCAAGACCATGAACAGACCGCCGTTCCCACAG ATGAAGTCTGTGGAGTCGATCGCAGCAGCTACACCTGAGAAACCCGTCAGCAGCGTGAAAACAGACGCTGATGCAG TAATGAAGAAGCGTAAAGTGGGGTTGGACTCTGATGCTGCAGTCAgtcctgcaggaactccagagAAAGTCCCAAAGCCACAGACAGAG CCTACACTTAACATGTCTCCAGCAGCGGGGAAGGTGGAGGCAGTTGCCACGGCGACTAAAGAGCATCACAGTGGTTGGCTGGAGGATCTGGATGAGGAGGCAGATGAGGAAGATTTCCACCTGCTCTACAACAGTTACTCTGGAGACGATCTGATCTACTCTGACAGCAAG tcaGATGATGGGATGGTAGAGACGCTGGAGGCGGAGCATCTGTCTGATAAT AGCTCTGGCTCCGATCGGCCCCTCACATCTTATAAGAAAACATCCGCAGAGAGAGACGAGCCACAATGGAAACTTCAGGGGAAGGGTAAAGGGAGAGACAGACCCCCGGTTGGAGGACAGGAGGCAGATAAAG gtgtggACTCCAGAGCCGCAGTCACAGTGGGCAGCACTGACTACACTGAGGTTCCTCTGGACTCGCTGGACATCTCTGCAGCGGACAGCCTCTCTCTGTCTCCACACGCAG ACGGCAGTGATGCAGAAACCGAGCGTCTGGAGGAGCTTCCTCTGTGCAGCTGCAGGATGGAGGCGCCGCGTGTGGATGGATTCAGCGCTCGCTCCAGCAGAACCTGCATGGCCATCGAGAGCATCAACGGAGAG CTGGTGGGCTGCACCAATGTGATCGTGAAGGGGGAGACTATGCGTCCGTCCAGCCGCGTGTCTCTAATGGTGTTGTGTGAGACGCACCGCTCACACATGGTGAAACATCACTGCTGTCCGGGCTGTGGATACTTCTGCCTCTCT GGAACGTTTCTTGAGTGTTGTCCAGACGTTCACATTGCTCACCGCTTCCACCGGGGCTGTGTGTCTGTGCTGGGCGGTGGGCGGAGCCGAGGAGGAGTGGGCGTCGGCCTGCTGTTCTGCCCTCACTGTGGGGAGGATGCATCAGAAGCACGTGAAGTCACCATCCCTCCTGCAGGGCCCTCTTCAGGCTCGAATGTGGTCACTGCAAGTGCATCGTCCACCACAACCACACCCTCACTTCTTCCCTCCGCGCTCGCGGCCACATCGAGAGCGCTAAACCACGAGAAGAAGATGGGAGAGCCGATCAA TGCAAGGATGCGATGTCGTGGAGATGTAAGAAAGGGGGCGGAGCTACAAACTCAGCCAGCCAATGCCACTCCAGGAGAGGATGTGGTTGCCCTTGGCGATGGTGGGGTGGACAGTGTTGGACCGTCGCTCGTCCTGCCCAATGGGAAGCCAGTCTGTCCAAGTGCTATTCCACCAGGGGACAGGAGGGCGGCGCTACAGAGAGCCATTCTCACACAGGACACTGAGAG GAGGAAGAAGCTGCGCTTTCATCCCCGTCAGCTGTATCCTGCAGCCAAACAGGGTGAAGCTCAGCGAGTTCTGCTCATGCTCA tggagGGCATCGACCCGTCGTATCAGTCAGACTCTCAGAACAGACGCTGTGCTCTTCACGCAGCCGCTCAGAGGGGTCTGCTGGAGGTCTGTTACCTGCTCATACAG GCAGGCGCTAAGGTGGACGCCCAAGATAAGACCCTGAGGACCCCTCTGTTAGAGGCAATAGTGAACAATCATGTGGAGGTGGTGAAATACCTGATCCAGAGCGGAGCCTGCGTCTATCACGCa GGACATCTATCACCGCTGCACTCGGCTCTCGCACAAGAGAGacgcatgtttagaaagccatgtaaaattaat gaAGAGGACGGATCTACAGGTCTTCATCACGCTGCTAAACTGGGGAACCTGGAGGTGCTGATGCTGTTACTGAGCACCGGACAGGTGGACCTAAACGCCCAG GATAGCGGCGGCTGGACGCCCATCATCTGGGCGGCAGAACATCGACATATAGATGTGATCAGAGCCCTGCTCAACAGAGGAGCTGACGTCACGCTCAGAGACAAA gagatgAACGTTTGTCTGCACTGGGCGTCGTTCGCAGGCAGCGCTGAGATAGCGGAGCTGGTCCTGAACGCCGGCTGTCCTCTGTCGTCTGTGAATCTTCACGGAGACACACCGCTGCACATCGCGGCTCGCGAGGGCTTCATCGACTGTGTCAC GCTGTTTCTGTCTCGAGGCGCTGACATCGACATTATGAACAAGGAGGGCGACACGCCGCTGTCTCTCGCCCGCTGTGACACGCCCGTCTGGGTGGCGCTTCAGATTAACAGGAAGTTACGTAGAGGAATCTCCAACCGTGTCGTACGGACAGAGAGGATCATATGCAG tgatgTGGCTCAGGGTTACGAGAACGTTCCCATCCCGTGTGTTAACGGTGTGGATGATGAAGGCTGTCCATCTGACTACAAATACATCGCAGAGAACTGTGAAACATCCACCATGAACATCGACCGCAACATCACACACCTGCAG cactGCAGCTGTACGGACGACTGTTCCTCCAGTAACTGTCTCTGTGGTCAGCTCAGCATCCGCTGCTGGTACGACAAG GATCATCGCCTCCTTCAGGAGTTTAATAAAATCGAGCCGCCTCTGATCTTCGAGTGCAACATGGCCTGCTCCTGCCATAAAACCTGCAAGAACCGAGTGGTTCAGGCTGGAATCAA GGTGCGTCTGCAGCTCTACCGGACGGAGAAGATGGGATGGGGCGTCAGAGCGCTTCAGGACATTCCTCAAGGAAGTTTCATCTGCGA gtatgTTGGCGAGCTGATCTCTGACGCAGAAGCAGACGTGAGAGAGGACGATTCTTACCTCTTTGATCTGGAcaacaag gaCGGTGAAGTGTACTGTATTGACGCCCGTTATTACGGTAACATCAGCCGCTTTATAAACCATCTGTGTGACCCCAACATCATCCCGGTGCGTGTGTTCATGCTGCACCAGGACCTGCGCTTCCCTCGCATCGCCTTCTTCAGCTCCAGAGACATCTTCACCGGGCAGGAGCTCGG GTTTGATTACGGCGATCGTTTCTGGGATATCAAGAGCAAGTACTTCACCTGTCAGTGCGGCTCAGAGAAGTGCAAACATTCGGCGGAGGCCATCGCGCTGGAGCAGAGCCGGCTGGCTCGTCTGGACGTCTGCCCTGAAGCGGCCGGTGACGCCGGGCTCCCTGTGATGGGACACTCGTGA